One stretch of Paenibacillus sp. FSL R5-0341 DNA includes these proteins:
- a CDS encoding molybdopterin oxidoreductase family protein translates to MIDQENGIFAAVCPLDCPDTCGLLLHKENGKIVKVAGNPDHPITKGAICNKVRNMTERVYHPERLQYPMRRVGAKGEGKFERMSWDEAIREITAQFTALSETYGPESILPYSFYGNMGILGVDGMDRRFFNALGASVLEQTICNAAGNTGWKYTMGANHGTVPEDTEHADLILVWGGNIVSTNMHQVVYAEKARKKGAKIVVIDVHRNRTAQWGDWFIPLYPGTDSALALGLMHVLFERGLTDEAFMQKYTVGHEALRDHVRSYTPERVARITGVPEETIVELAELYGNAQAAHIHIGNGLQHHDNGGMNVRSVACLPAITGQWLKQGGGAVRTNSYASTNSDVLERPELRQNPEPRVVNMNRIGEALLEAEQPIRAMMVYCSNPLVVAPDTERVERGFAREDLFTVVHDLFITDTAKYADIVLPATSSFEATDLYASYWHQYVHLQEPVIAPIGESKSNVELFSLLGQAMGYDPAIFGETPEQMIEDALQGTGNPYMNGVTLEGLKQHRFVKLDMSPHTAFLDQLPTPSGKIELYSETMEQRGLPPLPTYSALVEGYDGENPAGPAATYPLMFLSPPNHNFLNSTFGNSAKHQRLEKMPLLQMHPEDAIRRNVEDGDAVVVWNDRGRIELTAKVSEAMLPGTVISQGLWWDGDGKKQRANSLTSNRLSDMGNGATFFSATVEVKRQ, encoded by the coding sequence ATGATCGATCAGGAGAATGGAATTTTCGCAGCGGTATGCCCGCTCGATTGTCCGGATACTTGTGGTCTGTTACTACATAAAGAGAACGGTAAAATTGTGAAGGTGGCAGGCAACCCGGATCATCCGATCACCAAGGGTGCTATTTGTAATAAAGTCAGAAATATGACCGAGCGGGTGTATCACCCTGAGCGTTTACAATATCCGATGAGACGTGTAGGAGCCAAAGGGGAAGGTAAGTTCGAACGAATGAGTTGGGATGAAGCGATTCGCGAGATTACGGCCCAATTCACTGCATTGTCCGAGACTTACGGCCCGGAGAGCATCCTGCCCTACAGCTTTTACGGTAACATGGGCATTCTCGGCGTAGACGGCATGGACCGACGTTTCTTCAATGCGCTTGGTGCGAGTGTACTGGAGCAGACGATTTGTAATGCGGCCGGGAATACCGGCTGGAAATATACGATGGGCGCCAACCATGGAACGGTGCCGGAAGATACGGAGCATGCGGATCTCATCCTGGTATGGGGCGGGAATATCGTCAGTACGAATATGCACCAGGTTGTTTACGCGGAGAAAGCCCGCAAGAAAGGCGCCAAGATCGTCGTCATCGACGTTCATCGTAATCGTACCGCGCAGTGGGGCGACTGGTTTATTCCTTTGTATCCGGGCACGGACAGCGCACTGGCGCTGGGATTGATGCATGTGCTGTTCGAACGGGGACTGACGGATGAAGCGTTTATGCAAAAGTATACGGTGGGACATGAGGCACTGCGTGATCATGTCCGCAGTTACACCCCTGAACGTGTTGCACGCATTACTGGCGTGCCGGAGGAAACCATTGTGGAGCTGGCTGAACTATACGGCAACGCACAGGCAGCTCATATTCACATTGGCAATGGCCTCCAGCACCATGATAATGGGGGCATGAACGTGCGTAGCGTCGCATGTCTGCCTGCCATCACGGGGCAATGGCTGAAGCAAGGTGGCGGTGCTGTTCGCACCAACAGCTACGCGAGCACGAATAGCGACGTGCTGGAACGTCCGGAGCTGCGGCAGAATCCGGAGCCGCGAGTGGTGAATATGAACCGGATTGGTGAAGCGTTGCTGGAAGCAGAGCAGCCGATTCGGGCTATGATGGTTTACTGCAGCAATCCACTGGTGGTGGCACCGGATACCGAGCGGGTGGAGCGAGGTTTTGCACGTGAAGATCTGTTCACGGTTGTGCATGATCTGTTCATCACGGATACGGCGAAATATGCAGATATCGTATTGCCAGCCACATCTTCATTTGAAGCGACGGACCTGTATGCCTCCTACTGGCATCAGTACGTTCATCTGCAAGAGCCGGTCATTGCACCGATTGGGGAGAGCAAGAGCAATGTGGAACTTTTTTCACTACTTGGGCAAGCCATGGGGTACGATCCTGCAATCTTCGGAGAAACGCCGGAACAGATGATTGAGGACGCACTTCAGGGCACAGGCAACCCCTACATGAATGGAGTCACGTTGGAGGGATTGAAGCAACATCGATTCGTGAAGCTGGATATGTCGCCACATACTGCATTTCTGGATCAGCTGCCCACGCCTTCAGGTAAAATCGAATTGTATTCCGAGACAATGGAACAGAGAGGGCTACCGCCGCTCCCTACTTATAGTGCTTTGGTTGAAGGATATGATGGGGAGAATCCGGCTGGACCTGCCGCTACATATCCATTGATGTTCCTATCGCCGCCTAACCATAATTTCCTGAACTCCACCTTTGGCAATTCAGCCAAACACCAACGTTTGGAGAAGATGCCTCTATTGCAAATGCACCCCGAGGACGCCATTCGTAGAAACGTGGAGGATGGAGATGCTGTAGTGGTATGGAATGATCGTGGGCGCATCGAACTTACCGCCAAGGTGAGTGAAGCCATGTTGCCGGGAACCGTCATCAGCCAGGGTTTATGGTGGGACGGGGACGGCAAGAAGCAGCGAGCGAATTCGCTCACGTCCAACCGATTGTCGGACATGGGCAACGGGGCTACCTTCTTCTCGGCCACTGTCGAAGTGAAGCGTCAATGA
- a CDS encoding formate/nitrite transporter family protein: MAAKTPLEVAQYTAQTGMKKAQYPVSSVLVLSFLAGAFIALGFLLDIRVIASAPAEWGSLVNLIGAAVFPVGLIMVLIGGGELLTGNMMAVPLATIARKLSVGNMLKNLTLVTMGNFVGALFVAYAFGHVLGLTGEGVYLAKVVDMAGHKLHDGFLQAFISGIGCNWLVALAVWLSYASDTMSGKVLGIWFPTMAFVAIGFQHVVANMFLIPAAIFEGYYSWGQYVMNFIPVWLGNLTGGALFVAAAYWVVYLRQAEPKVKREIATSNEAVETEARAMWSKQA, encoded by the coding sequence ATGGCAGCAAAAACACCTCTTGAGGTTGCACAATATACGGCGCAAACAGGCATGAAAAAGGCTCAATACCCGGTATCTTCTGTACTGGTGCTCAGTTTTCTGGCAGGGGCTTTTATCGCGTTAGGATTTCTACTGGATATTCGGGTGATTGCATCTGCTCCGGCAGAGTGGGGAAGTCTAGTCAATCTGATTGGAGCAGCGGTGTTCCCAGTGGGATTAATCATGGTACTCATTGGTGGTGGTGAGTTGCTGACAGGTAACATGATGGCAGTTCCACTCGCGACGATTGCTCGAAAGTTATCCGTAGGTAATATGTTGAAAAATCTAACCTTAGTGACGATGGGTAACTTTGTTGGAGCTTTGTTTGTCGCATACGCATTTGGACATGTGCTCGGTCTGACCGGAGAGGGTGTATATCTGGCGAAAGTGGTGGATATGGCTGGGCATAAGCTACATGACGGCTTCTTGCAAGCTTTTATCTCCGGCATCGGCTGTAACTGGCTGGTTGCGCTGGCGGTGTGGCTATCTTATGCATCAGATACAATGAGTGGCAAGGTACTGGGCATTTGGTTTCCAACGATGGCATTTGTGGCCATTGGATTCCAGCACGTTGTGGCCAATATGTTTCTGATTCCGGCGGCAATCTTCGAAGGGTATTATTCATGGGGACAATACGTCATGAATTTCATTCCAGTATGGCTCGGGAATCTGACTGGGGGAGCTCTGTTCGTAGCTGCAGCCTATTGGGTGGTGTACCTGCGTCAAGCTGAGCCGAAAGTGAAGCGGGAGATAGCGACGTCGAACGAAGCTGTCGAGACGGAGGCAAGAGCAATGTGGAGCAAACAGGCATAG
- a CDS encoding S-layer homology domain-containing protein — MFKHSLRWRTVMMYALIFTLVLPNVLLPQDHASANGNVNILSAVNNNVDRNLVNVVYANGKYTAVGEKGRIVQSTDGLNWAVVNTGVSNEKTSWRSLVYANNVYVAVGVESTPNKARLIVSSDGETWVDKSSGINGDILQKVVYVNSNFYAVGGKWHASDRAQDVGIIYSSSDGVTWTLWSTVPKIWPPSNTTSTPFYLMDLAYISGRYVVGGNVLGGYAYSSNGTSWTNGFKGNYDLGGFAVYNGKLHMLESQTNGYSSSDGITFTADSSYNGTFGVLKDGGTLYRFGTSGKLDSSTDNGVNWTPELKVTNMIIQSAASNGTGMVLVTSAPNSLVVTADKSDWKKIAGNLQGIAYNGSNWVVVGDSLYGSDTTDGLMLNSASDWEHLSTNSQFLPTEAFSKVAYGNNTFVAIGKKIGVSADGEHWTLSNLPTGVTGRVVALTYGASGGFLAVTDTGNTLNSVDGLSWTKGTNIALPYRDIFNVKYVNGAYIATGYGVIWKSDANGLNWNQIIDSNDEVHKKYYALNDIIYVDGKYVIVGSDDYSFPIMLETTGVLNTSSTWTKHNVDNVNSVNLKSIAYGDGIYVAVGTLNEYDIDGRLFEHYMMYSSSDLLNWTPYDENTLGIVGNGLNTVYYHDGNFYIAGNDNARIVFGSAAPGSNNTGLTNVLGQTDSAPGGGDGTTSGTAVSWTINVPNTTSTLGLADLVLADNQAKMELFSNSDYSTGGVTGNSTIPLTAGGATTAYIKVTAADNTTVKYYAVTVNRTATLETTPAAVISYVDEKLTGLVPNAVYSVNGANAVADGSGHITIDNSWIGTTLSIVKTGNGTTTTDSSAQTLVIPARPAAPTGVSKTDETSNGAHDGTITNVTNQMEYKQDINGAWTAITNTTVTGLEPGTYYVRTKATPSAFASAETPATVGSTSATQETTPATVISYVDEQLTGLVPNAAYSINGANTVADGSGHITIDNSWIGTTLSIVKTGNGTTTIDSSAQTLVIPSRPATPSGIGKTDETFDGANDGTITNVTDQMEYKQDVNGSWTSIDNTTITALTPDLYYVRIKATFSAFASAEAPVTIGSASATPETTPEAVISYADEQLTGLVPNAPYSINGASAVADGSGQITIDNSWIGTTLSIVKTGNGTTTTDSSVQTLVIPSRPAAPTEVGKTDETSNGAHDGTLTNVTDQMEYKKDINGVWTTIYDTTVTGLEPNTYYVRTKATSSTFASSETPVTVGSSASVPAAPNVTADDQNNTIIGLDTTMEYQIDNGAFVHFNGSNTPDLSGEHTVKVRVAASGSVPAGTEKTLHFTANLATDLIVVAVDPSGSTNDGKTLITVTPTIQAIGHRFVYKNFGTGNINVPAIGDVATGYENWPNNGLINAANGDKIAVAEVDAEGKIVKFGWTSSVVTNEPAPGTNNPDVPVVSPPSGGNSTTNPNTNNGNNSNTNASDEDVIIIVNGKTENAGKMKTTEANGVKTTVLIVDPVKLQAKLDAEGPRAIVTIPVKSSSNVIVGELNGQSVKNMERLSATLVLQTDQASYTLPASEINIDALAESLGNGLKLEDIVVRITIAKSSDTMNQVAVNAAAQGDFTLVASPVDFTVSGEYNGQTTEITKFNAYVERRIALSAEIDPNKITTGIVVEPDGTVRHVPTKVILDKGTFYAEINSLTNSTYGIVWNPLTFADVENHWAKDAVNDMGSRMVIQGVNDTTFNPDKAITRAEFAAIIVRGLGLKLGEGPQPFRDVTTKDWYSSAVQTAASYELINGFEDGTFRPNDTITREQAMTLIARAMKLTGLADQYANLDANEILSAFKDSANAGNWAKGNIALTAKAGLISGRSDGQLAAKANVTRAEVATLIQRLLSKSDLI; from the coding sequence ATGTTCAAACATTCTTTACGCTGGAGAACAGTTATGATGTATGCTTTGATATTCACTCTGGTTCTCCCTAATGTCCTTCTTCCCCAAGATCATGCTTCCGCTAACGGAAATGTGAATATACTGTCCGCAGTCAATAACAACGTTGATCGTAATCTGGTAAACGTCGTTTATGCTAACGGGAAATACACCGCAGTGGGTGAAAAGGGGCGTATTGTTCAGTCCACAGATGGATTAAACTGGGCTGTAGTGAATACAGGAGTTTCTAACGAAAAAACATCATGGAGAAGCCTCGTGTATGCAAACAATGTATATGTCGCAGTCGGGGTGGAATCTACTCCCAATAAAGCAAGATTGATCGTTTCGTCTGATGGCGAAACTTGGGTTGACAAATCATCGGGAATTAATGGTGACATTTTGCAAAAAGTCGTTTATGTTAACAGCAATTTTTATGCTGTTGGTGGAAAATGGCATGCCAGTGACCGAGCGCAAGATGTCGGCATTATCTATTCATCTTCGGATGGGGTGACATGGACGTTATGGAGTACTGTACCAAAAATTTGGCCACCAAGTAACACAACAAGCACCCCCTTTTATTTGATGGACCTGGCCTATATTTCTGGCAGATATGTTGTTGGAGGTAACGTATTAGGCGGATATGCCTACTCCAGTAACGGGACAAGCTGGACGAACGGATTCAAAGGCAACTATGACTTGGGAGGGTTCGCTGTCTACAACGGTAAGCTTCACATGCTTGAAAGCCAAACAAATGGCTACTCCAGTAGTGACGGGATAACGTTTACAGCCGACTCCTCCTATAATGGTACATTCGGCGTACTGAAAGATGGCGGGACACTCTATCGTTTCGGTACATCGGGTAAACTGGATTCATCCACAGATAACGGCGTCAATTGGACCCCAGAACTCAAAGTAACCAATATGATCATCCAATCTGCAGCTTCGAATGGAACGGGTATGGTTCTTGTCACCTCGGCTCCTAACAGCCTTGTCGTCACCGCGGACAAATCCGATTGGAAAAAAATCGCGGGAAATCTGCAGGGCATCGCTTATAACGGTAGCAACTGGGTCGTTGTCGGTGATTCACTCTATGGAAGTGATACAACAGATGGCCTTATGTTGAATTCGGCTAGCGATTGGGAGCATCTAAGTACAAATAGTCAGTTTCTTCCTACAGAGGCTTTTTCCAAAGTTGCTTACGGCAATAACACTTTTGTCGCCATAGGTAAAAAAATTGGGGTATCCGCCGATGGTGAACATTGGACGCTCAGCAATCTTCCCACCGGTGTAACGGGCAGAGTAGTAGCGCTGACCTATGGTGCAAGTGGAGGATTTCTTGCAGTAACTGATACGGGTAATACGCTCAACTCCGTTGACGGATTATCTTGGACGAAGGGCACAAACATCGCACTTCCATATAGAGATATATTTAATGTGAAGTATGTTAACGGTGCATATATCGCAACAGGTTACGGAGTAATCTGGAAGTCTGATGCAAATGGATTGAATTGGAACCAGATCATTGATTCCAATGATGAAGTTCATAAAAAATATTACGCGTTAAATGACATCATCTATGTAGATGGAAAATATGTAATTGTCGGATCAGATGATTATTCGTTTCCTATCATGTTAGAAACGACAGGTGTCTTGAACACCAGCTCAACGTGGACCAAACATAACGTTGATAATGTCAATTCAGTTAATTTAAAATCAATCGCATATGGAGATGGTATCTACGTAGCTGTAGGTACTTTGAATGAATATGATATTGATGGCAGACTTTTTGAACATTATATGATGTATTCATCCTCAGATTTGTTGAACTGGACACCGTACGATGAGAATACACTGGGCATAGTAGGAAACGGTTTAAACACCGTTTATTATCATGATGGTAATTTCTATATTGCAGGTAACGACAACGCAAGGATTGTATTTGGAAGTGCTGCACCGGGTAGCAATAACACGGGTCTAACAAATGTACTTGGACAGACTGACAGTGCTCCAGGAGGCGGAGATGGAACGACATCTGGGACAGCGGTTAGCTGGACCATTAACGTGCCTAACACAACCTCAACACTGGGACTAGCCGATCTTGTACTTGCAGACAATCAAGCTAAGATGGAGTTGTTCAGCAACAGTGACTATTCCACTGGTGGAGTTACAGGAAACTCAACGATCCCGCTCACGGCAGGTGGAGCTACCACTGCATACATTAAGGTGACGGCAGCCGACAACACAACCGTGAAATATTATGCAGTAACGGTGAACCGTACAGCTACACTAGAAACGACACCAGCTGCTGTAATCAGCTATGTAGATGAGAAATTAACAGGACTCGTTCCTAATGCTGTATACTCCGTTAACGGAGCTAATGCTGTCGCAGATGGTTCAGGTCACATCACTATCGACAACAGTTGGATCGGAACCACGTTGTCCATCGTGAAAACGGGAAATGGTACCACAACTACAGATAGTTCAGCTCAAACATTGGTCATACCAGCTCGTCCTGCAGCTCCAACTGGCGTTAGCAAGACGGATGAAACATCGAACGGCGCTCATGATGGAACGATTACAAATGTAACGAATCAGATGGAGTACAAACAAGACATCAACGGTGCATGGACAGCTATCACAAACACAACGGTTACAGGACTTGAGCCAGGTACGTATTATGTTCGTACAAAGGCGACCCCCTCTGCATTTGCTTCTGCAGAAACCCCGGCGACAGTTGGTTCAACGTCCGCAACACAGGAAACGACACCAGCCACTGTCATCAGCTATGTAGATGAGCAACTGACAGGACTCGTTCCTAATGCTGCATATTCAATCAACGGAGCTAATACTGTTGCAGATGGTTCAGGTCACATTACGATCGACAACAGTTGGATCGGAACCACGCTGTCCATTGTGAAGACAGGCAATGGCACCACAACTATAGACAGCTCCGCTCAAACATTGGTCATTCCATCTCGTCCTGCGACTCCATCCGGAATCGGCAAGACGGATGAAACCTTTGATGGAGCGAATGATGGAACAATCACCAATGTCACGGATCAGATGGAGTACAAACAAGACGTCAACGGTTCATGGACATCTATTGATAACACTACGATTACAGCTCTCACACCAGATCTATACTATGTGCGTATCAAAGCAACCTTTTCTGCATTTGCATCGGCCGAAGCGCCCGTGACCATTGGTTCGGCGTCTGCTACACCGGAAACGACACCGGAGGCTGTCATCAGCTATGCAGATGAGCAGCTGACAGGACTCGTGCCTAACGCTCCATATTCCATCAACGGAGCAAGTGCTGTTGCAGATGGTTCAGGTCAGATTACGATCGACAACAGCTGGATCGGAACCACATTGTCTATCGTGAAAACAGGCAATGGCACCACGACTACAGATAGCTCAGTTCAAACACTCGTCATTCCATCGCGCCCTGCGGCTCCAACAGAAGTCGGCAAGACCGATGAAACATCAAACGGCGCTCATGATGGAACCCTTACGAATGTAACTGATCAAATGGAATACAAAAAAGACATCAACGGCGTATGGACAACTATCTATGACACAACAGTTACAGGATTGGAGCCAAATACGTATTATGTTCGTACAAAAGCAACCTCCTCTACGTTTGCATCATCAGAAACACCAGTGACTGTAGGTTCCAGTGCATCGGTCCCTGCTGCACCGAATGTCACTGCGGATGACCAGAACAACACCATTATCGGTTTGGACACTACCATGGAATATCAAATCGACAATGGAGCCTTTGTCCACTTTAACGGCTCTAATACACCGGATCTCAGTGGTGAACACACAGTTAAGGTGCGTGTGGCTGCGAGTGGTTCAGTTCCAGCCGGGACGGAGAAAACACTTCACTTCACAGCGAATCTTGCAACCGACCTGATCGTGGTCGCTGTTGATCCTAGCGGGTCAACAAATGACGGAAAAACACTCATTACAGTAACCCCTACAATTCAGGCTATTGGACATCGTTTCGTTTATAAAAACTTCGGTACCGGAAATATCAACGTGCCAGCTATTGGTGATGTAGCTACAGGCTACGAAAACTGGCCGAACAATGGTCTAATCAACGCAGCAAACGGAGATAAAATCGCTGTTGCCGAAGTAGATGCTGAAGGCAAGATTGTAAAATTCGGATGGACTTCATCTGTAGTAACGAATGAGCCTGCACCAGGGACCAATAATCCTGATGTTCCCGTCGTCTCTCCGCCTTCAGGGGGAAACAGCACGACGAATCCGAATACCAATAACGGTAACAATAGTAATACCAATGCAAGTGACGAAGATGTCATCATTATCGTCAACGGCAAAACTGAAAATGCAGGGAAGATGAAAACAACAGAAGCCAATGGTGTTAAAACCACGGTACTTATCGTTGATCCGGTGAAGTTACAAGCGAAACTGGATGCCGAAGGCCCTCGGGCAATCGTCACCATTCCGGTTAAATCATCCTCCAATGTCATCGTTGGCGAGTTGAACGGCCAGTCGGTGAAAAACATGGAACGTCTGTCTGCAACGCTGGTTCTCCAGACAGATCAGGCGAGTTATACGCTCCCTGCTTCAGAAATTAACATTGATGCTCTTGCCGAAAGTCTCGGCAACGGTCTGAAACTGGAAGATATCGTGGTTCGTATTACGATAGCCAAATCTTCCGATACCATGAATCAGGTTGCAGTGAATGCAGCAGCTCAAGGTGATTTTACACTCGTTGCCTCACCTGTTGATTTCACCGTATCTGGTGAATACAACGGCCAAACAACTGAAATCACGAAGTTCAACGCATACGTTGAACGCAGAATTGCATTGTCAGCCGAGATCGATCCGAATAAGATTACTACCGGGATTGTCGTAGAGCCTGACGGAACAGTACGACATGTACCCACTAAAGTTATCTTGGATAAAGGAACATTTTATGCCGAGATTAACAGTTTAACGAACAGCACGTACGGGATTGTATGGAACCCGCTAACATTTGCGGATGTGGAGAATCATTGGGCGAAAGATGCGGTAAATGATATGGGCTCCCGGATGGTCATCCAGGGTGTCAACGATACTACCTTCAATCCAGACAAAGCGATTACACGGGCTGAGTTTGCAGCCATCATCGTACGTGGTTTGGGTCTCAAGCTGGGTGAAGGTCCACAACCATTCCGGGATGTCACTACGAAGGATTGGTATTCCAGTGCGGTTCAGACCGCGGCTTCCTACGAATTGATTAACGGTTTCGAGGATGGTACGTTCCGTCCGAATGACACAATTACACGGGAACAGGCCATGACATTAATCGCGAGAGCGATGAAGTTGACCGGTCTTGCAGACCAGTATGCTAATCTGGATGCTAACGAGATTCTCTCTGCATTTAAGGATAGCGCTAATGCTGGCAATTGGGCGAAGGGTAACATTGCACTGACGGCTAAGGCAGGCCTCATCAGCGGACGTAGTGATGGTCAGCTTGCAGCAAAAGCCAATGTGACCCGTGCAGAGGTAGCAACTCTGATTCAGCGCCTATTAAGCAAATCCGATCTAATCTAA
- a CDS encoding FAD-dependent oxidoreductase: MKIAVIGCTHAGTAAIVNTAKLYPDATITVYERNDNISFLSCGIALYVGGVVKDPDGLFYSSPNQLADLGVVTKMLHEVTAVDAKGHTLRAKNLQTGEEFEDTFDKLIVTTGSWPVVPKLEGIEMDNILLCKNYNHSNTIIEKAKDAKRVTVVGAGYIGVELVEAFQMNGKEVTLIDSVDRILNKYLDPEFTDAIEETLTGRGIKLALGQTVQKFTGENGKVTKVITSKGEFETDLVILCIGFRPNTELLKGQVDMLSNGAIVVDKYMQTSQKDVFAAGDSCAIHYNPTGKAAYIPLATNAVRMGTLVARNLVRPTTPYMGTQGTSGIKIYEQNIAGTGMTEMSAAEEGLIVEAVVLEDSYRPEFMPTAEKLLLKVVYEQATRRIVGAQVMSQVDLTQSINTISVCIQNNMTVDELAFIDFFFQPHYNKPWNFLNTAGLQALPPVEVKAPAMV; encoded by the coding sequence ATGAAAATCGCAGTTATCGGATGTACACACGCAGGGACCGCAGCCATCGTAAACACCGCCAAATTGTACCCGGATGCTACCATCACGGTGTATGAGCGCAATGACAATATCTCCTTCCTATCTTGTGGCATTGCGCTCTACGTAGGTGGAGTTGTGAAAGACCCTGACGGTTTGTTCTATTCTTCGCCTAATCAATTGGCAGATCTCGGCGTTGTAACCAAGATGCTTCATGAAGTTACAGCAGTTGATGCCAAGGGTCATACCCTTCGGGCTAAAAACCTGCAAACCGGGGAAGAATTTGAAGATACGTTTGACAAACTGATCGTGACAACGGGTTCGTGGCCTGTCGTTCCGAAGCTTGAAGGCATCGAGATGGACAACATTTTACTTTGCAAAAACTACAATCATTCCAACACAATTATTGAAAAAGCCAAAGATGCCAAACGTGTTACCGTTGTGGGTGCAGGATATATCGGGGTTGAACTGGTTGAGGCGTTCCAGATGAACGGCAAGGAAGTTACCCTGATCGACAGTGTGGACCGGATTTTGAACAAATACCTGGACCCTGAATTCACGGATGCAATCGAAGAAACGTTGACTGGACGCGGCATCAAGTTGGCTCTCGGTCAAACGGTACAGAAATTTACTGGAGAGAATGGCAAAGTGACTAAGGTAATCACGTCCAAAGGGGAGTTTGAAACCGATCTGGTTATTCTGTGCATTGGTTTCCGTCCAAATACCGAATTACTCAAAGGTCAAGTGGATATGCTGTCGAACGGCGCAATCGTCGTGGATAAATATATGCAAACCAGTCAAAAAGATGTTTTCGCTGCGGGTGATAGCTGTGCTATTCATTACAACCCGACAGGTAAAGCCGCGTACATTCCATTGGCGACTAACGCTGTGCGGATGGGTACACTGGTAGCTCGCAACCTGGTTCGTCCTACGACACCGTATATGGGTACGCAAGGCACATCGGGTATCAAAATTTATGAGCAAAATATCGCGGGTACAGGCATGACGGAAATGTCTGCTGCTGAAGAAGGTCTGATTGTGGAAGCTGTTGTACTGGAAGACAGTTACCGTCCGGAGTTCATGCCAACGGCTGAGAAACTGTTGCTTAAAGTGGTATATGAGCAGGCAACTCGTCGGATCGTCGGAGCACAGGTGATGTCTCAGGTTGATCTGACCCAATCGATTAATACGATCTCGGTCTGCATCCAAAACAACATGACCGTAGATGAGCTGGCCTTCATCGACTTCTTCTTCCAGCCACATTACAACAAACCGTGGAACTTCCTGAACACGGCGGGTCTGCAAGCATTGCCACCAGTAGAAGTAAAAGCACCAGCAATGGTGTAA
- the pelA gene encoding pectate lyase — MKKRSMPVVFRMVPVTLAITMMTTGLATSSTAASAESPPVTIKTEVLSSKLPAGADVSSLLQKFRDVSHFATGDLVKDTAYALNIVSWQMPHGGFYKDMGEQYAAPWDGVTARSGWKDPNGIELGTFDNDATTSEIRFLADMYEKTGNLAFKNSVRKAVNFILVSQYPSGGWPQVYPKRSNYSDAVTYNDNAMVQTMVLLDDMVERRSGFNNDILTTNDRSKLKKALDKGIDYTLKAQIINDGQPTVWGAQHDPVTYAPVPGRAYELASKSGSESVAITAFLMSRPQTPEIERAAKGALRWFDTVREIGTKYNRQGPVYFEPDAGSVIWYRFYNVEEDVPFYADRDGMKYMNILDISEERRHGYSWAGSYARNLLKLASDQGYYTLSKPLP, encoded by the coding sequence TTGAAGAAACGTTCAATGCCTGTCGTATTCCGCATGGTTCCCGTTACGCTTGCCATCACTATGATGACAACTGGATTAGCCACTTCCTCTACTGCAGCTTCTGCCGAATCTCCACCCGTTACGATTAAAACGGAGGTTCTGTCCTCCAAACTCCCAGCAGGTGCCGATGTGTCTTCGCTGCTTCAAAAGTTTAGGGATGTCAGTCATTTTGCAACTGGCGATCTGGTCAAAGATACGGCCTATGCCCTAAATATCGTTTCGTGGCAAATGCCCCACGGTGGATTTTACAAAGACATGGGAGAGCAATATGCAGCCCCTTGGGATGGTGTAACAGCACGATCAGGCTGGAAAGACCCAAATGGCATTGAACTTGGTACGTTTGATAATGATGCAACAACTTCCGAAATCCGCTTCCTGGCAGACATGTATGAGAAAACAGGCAATCTGGCCTTTAAGAACAGTGTTCGTAAAGCGGTGAACTTTATCCTGGTCTCCCAATATCCGTCCGGCGGATGGCCTCAGGTCTATCCCAAACGCAGTAATTACTCCGACGCGGTGACTTACAACGACAATGCCATGGTGCAAACAATGGTTTTGCTAGATGATATGGTTGAGCGAAGAAGTGGCTTTAACAACGATATATTGACCACCAATGACCGCAGCAAGCTCAAGAAAGCTCTGGACAAAGGAATTGATTATACGCTGAAAGCGCAAATTATCAATGATGGTCAGCCCACCGTTTGGGGTGCGCAGCATGATCCTGTGACCTACGCTCCTGTGCCGGGCAGAGCGTATGAACTAGCCTCCAAGTCGGGATCAGAGTCCGTGGCGATTACTGCTTTTCTCATGTCCAGGCCCCAGACTCCCGAGATTGAACGAGCTGCGAAAGGGGCTCTGCGTTGGTTCGATACAGTGCGAGAGATTGGCACCAAGTATAACCGGCAAGGACCCGTGTATTTTGAACCGGATGCGGGAAGTGTGATCTGGTACCGCTTCTATAACGTGGAAGAAGATGTGCCTTTCTACGCGGATCGAGATGGAATGAAGTATATGAACATTCTGGATATCAGTGAGGAACGCAGACACGGCTACTCTTGGGCCGGAAGCTATGCTCGTAACCTGCTTAAGCTGGCCTCTGATCAAGGCTATTACACGCTAAGCAAGCCATTGCCTTGA